Proteins encoded in a region of the Halorussus sp. MSC15.2 genome:
- a CDS encoding UPF0175 family protein, which translates to MPSISARIPDDEEATLEEVADLLEEDKSTTIRKALQEGLRDLRVRIAVERYQSGEISVNEAARIAGVSLAEWLEIARERNLTSQLSTDDLDADAESAREL; encoded by the coding sequence ATGCCGTCGATAAGCGCACGCATCCCCGACGACGAGGAAGCGACCTTGGAGGAGGTCGCGGACCTGCTGGAAGAGGACAAGAGTACGACTATCAGAAAGGCACTGCAAGAGGGGCTTCGGGACCTTCGCGTTCGGATTGCGGTCGAGCGCTATCAATCGGGAGAGATATCGGTCAACGAGGCGGCCCGAATCGCTGGGGTCTCTCTGGCCGAGTGGCTCGAAATCGCTCGCGAACGAAATTTGACCTCGCAGTTATCTACCGACGACTTGGATGCCGATGCTGAATCTGCACGCGAGTTATGA
- a CDS encoding formate/nitrite transporter family protein codes for MSSDNDPSPTSYQEILGLEIEEGLSQLQRSNVGLALSGLSAGLDIGFGPFLMAVVITMSSGAFSDPLTGLLVANAYAVGFIFVVLGRSELFTEHTSLAVVPVLNGQASVTKLARLWGVIYVSNLVGGALFSLLAVQVGPELTTVEMSAFGEIAHGLVKYSWSTTVLAAVLAGWLMGLMTWLVAAGQNTISQAFFVWLVAVVIGLAHLPHSIAGSVEVMLGMFARQGITALDFAHFLLWSTVGNVIGGSVFVGLLKYGHGIRGGTDPEDIDVDVEEGTAEQESG; via the coding sequence ATGAGTTCCGATAACGACCCGTCGCCCACCTCGTATCAGGAGATTCTGGGTCTGGAAATCGAGGAGGGACTGAGTCAGCTACAGCGCTCGAACGTCGGACTGGCGCTGTCGGGTCTGTCGGCCGGACTGGACATCGGCTTCGGTCCCTTCCTGATGGCGGTCGTAATCACGATGAGTTCCGGCGCGTTCTCCGACCCCCTGACGGGACTGCTGGTGGCGAACGCGTACGCCGTCGGGTTCATCTTCGTCGTCCTCGGTCGGTCGGAACTGTTCACCGAACACACGTCGCTCGCCGTCGTGCCGGTCCTCAACGGACAGGCGTCCGTTACCAAACTCGCCCGACTGTGGGGCGTCATCTACGTCTCCAACCTCGTCGGCGGGGCGCTGTTCTCGCTCCTCGCGGTTCAGGTCGGACCGGAGCTAACGACCGTCGAGATGTCGGCCTTCGGGGAAATTGCTCACGGACTGGTGAAGTACTCGTGGTCCACCACCGTGCTGGCGGCCGTCCTCGCCGGATGGCTGATGGGGCTGATGACGTGGCTGGTCGCCGCCGGACAGAACACCATCAGTCAGGCGTTCTTCGTCTGGTTGGTCGCGGTGGTCATCGGGTTGGCCCACCTGCCCCACTCCATCGCGGGGAGCGTCGAGGTCATGCTCGGCATGTTCGCCCGGCAGGGTATCACCGCCCTCGACTTCGCGCACTTCTTGCTGTGGTCGACCGTCGGCAACGTAATCGGCGGGTCCGTCTTCGTCGGCCTCCTCAAGTACGGCCACGGCATCCGCGGCGGGACCGACCCCGAAGACATCGACGTGGACGTCGAAGAGGGAACCGCCGAGCAGGAGTCGGGGTGA
- the aspS gene encoding aspartate--tRNA(Asn) ligase: MEDRTYTADAEPGDTVTVAGWAHEIRDLGGIAFLIVRDTTGKIQVKFEKDEMDDDLVETGIGVNRESVVTVTGDVEEEERAPTGVEIVPDSVEVIAEADPELPLDPSGKVDADLSTRLDNRTLDLRKEETKAIFEIRAEVLRSVREAFRELGSTEINTPKIVATGTEGGTELFPITYFGQEAFMNQSPQLFKQLMVGSGLERVFEIGPIFRAEEHNTPRHLNEATSIDFESAFFDHHDAMDACETVVKAAYEGVAENCQDQLEALGYEDFEAPEGEFPRLSYEEAIERINATGELDEQLVWGDDLPTEGEKALGDDVGSHYFITDWPSEIKPFYIKDHDDDEQLSTGFDLMAPSMELVSGGQREHRYDRLVDGFEQQGLDPEAFDYYTKMFKYGMPPHAGWGLGGERLVMTMLGLENIREAVLFPRDRQRLSP; this comes from the coding sequence ATGGAAGACCGAACGTACACCGCGGACGCCGAACCCGGCGACACGGTCACCGTGGCCGGGTGGGCGCACGAAATCCGCGACCTCGGTGGCATCGCATTCCTCATCGTCCGCGACACGACCGGCAAGATTCAGGTCAAGTTCGAGAAGGACGAGATGGACGACGACCTCGTGGAGACGGGCATCGGCGTCAACCGCGAGAGCGTCGTGACGGTGACGGGCGACGTGGAAGAGGAAGAGCGCGCTCCCACCGGCGTCGAAATCGTCCCGGACTCCGTGGAGGTAATCGCCGAGGCCGACCCCGAACTCCCGCTCGACCCCTCGGGCAAGGTGGACGCCGACCTCTCGACGCGACTCGACAACCGCACCCTCGACCTCCGCAAGGAGGAGACCAAGGCCATCTTCGAGATTCGCGCCGAAGTCCTGCGGTCGGTCCGCGAGGCGTTCCGCGAACTCGGCAGTACCGAAATCAACACGCCGAAAATCGTCGCCACGGGCACGGAGGGCGGCACCGAACTCTTCCCCATCACCTACTTCGGGCAGGAAGCGTTCATGAACCAGTCGCCCCAGTTGTTCAAGCAACTGATGGTCGGGTCCGGGCTGGAGCGCGTCTTCGAAATCGGCCCCATCTTCCGCGCCGAGGAACACAACACGCCGCGCCACCTCAACGAGGCGACCTCCATCGACTTCGAGAGCGCCTTCTTCGACCACCACGACGCGATGGACGCCTGCGAGACCGTCGTGAAAGCGGCCTACGAGGGCGTCGCCGAGAACTGTCAGGACCAACTCGAAGCGCTTGGCTACGAGGACTTCGAGGCCCCGGAAGGCGAGTTCCCGCGACTCTCCTACGAGGAGGCCATCGAGCGCATCAACGCCACCGGCGAACTCGACGAGCAACTGGTCTGGGGCGACGACCTGCCGACCGAGGGCGAGAAGGCGCTCGGCGACGACGTCGGCTCGCACTACTTCATCACCGACTGGCCCAGCGAAATCAAGCCGTTCTACATCAAGGACCACGACGACGACGAGCAGCTCTCGACCGGGTTCGACCTGATGGCCCCGAGCATGGAACTCGTCTCGGGCGGCCAGCGTGAACACCGCTACGACCGACTCGTCGACGGCTTCGAACAGCAGGGTCTCGACCCCGAGGCGTTCGACTACTACACCAAGATGTTCAAGTACGGCATGCCGCCCCACGCCGGATGGGGACTCGGCGGCGAGCGTCTCGTCATGACGATGCTGGGTCTGGAGAACATCCGCGAGGCCGTTCTCTTCCCGCGGGACCGCCAGCGTCTGAGTCCGTAG